The following is a genomic window from Solanum stenotomum isolate F172 chromosome 4, ASM1918654v1, whole genome shotgun sequence.
GATTTACTTCGAAAAACAGCTCACCTATTCAATCTTCCACATGATTTACAAGTAATTTTCAAGCTATAAGTTGCCACCAAACACAAGCTCAGGCAAAAAAAATCCTCAAAAAACGCATACTAAACATGACAAACAATTTCCTCAGCAAAATCATGTGAACTACTAACAAAAATCTTCAAATAAAATCATGCAAACGGGTATTGGGGCTTTTCCTTGAGGTTTTTAGATAGTTTATTTGTGTGGGTAATGGGTAAATTAGGTGGGTTAAATGGGTAATGGGCgggtatttaaattttgagttaaataattaatcaaatcgGGTTGAGCCGTAGGATGGCGCCACGTGTACCAAATAACTATTCTGTTAGTGGGAGGGGCAATTGTGCACTGATTTTTGGACGGCATGGGTACTGATGAacgaaaagtatgacggagggtatttgTATACTATTaacgatagttcgggggtatatttgtcctttttcccaaaaaaaaattattcacttatttttaattaattatagtttAAGCAATGCactccataattttttttgcttaagGTGACAAAGGAAAATTATTTGTGTGACAAACTTACACATtacacttattttaaattatataacataGATATAAAAGACTTAAAAATCTTCTTGAtggaaatataagaaaatattttcctccatactGAACCAAAATACATAGAAGGCATATGAAACTGACTGATAAACACGTCTAATCTGACCTATATGTGCTTcggaaaaaatagaaagaattcaGTGATGAACTATAAAACAATATGAATTATAGTTCGGTTAAGTTTaccaaaatggaaaaaaataataatacaacatcttattaattaaaaacaataataataaatattttctctttgcAAATAAtgtattttccttcattttccttTCCCTTATCACAATTGCCCTTTGAAATCTTCTTTTGGGCTTTTTCTTGGGCTTTTTACATCCATGACCTGCTTCCAACTGATGGGCTTTGAAACTTTGGATTCATTCTTCTCCTTTTGGGCTTTCCACAAACACATTGACATTCATAACCATAAAAGTtaccaaaacaagaaaaaagccCACTCCCACCATCGGTATGGCTTCTCGTATGCCGGCCCATTGAATGGTAGCTACTCGACGCCATACCCCGGTCATATAATGGCGGTAGCTCGGTTCTCCACCTCTCGAGCTTCGACCGGAGCCCTTCAACGCTTTCATCTATACTCCAACCATCCAAAACAgaacttttctcctcttctaaAGGGTATTTCTTTTCAGCAATAGCAGCAGCCACTTCAGAAGGTGAAGGCCCAACTTCAGAATCAGACCATACTGAATGGGCCTTTAATGGACCTCCAAATACAAATGTcccattttgcccttttgggCCTCCATAATCAAACCCACCATTATTTCTTAACATGGGCTTTCCAATAACTGTTGTCTGTCTCTCTTTTGGGCTTACATCTAGGCCCAAACCTTTATTGGGCTTTATTGTAATGGACTTTTCATCAACTACCTTAGTCGTCGGTGAATCGGTTCCACCCTTCTTTTCATTAATGGGCTTTTCTTTATCCCCAAATTCTAACTCTATAAGTTTTAGTTTGGGCTTTTCATCTTTGGGCTTGGGCCTATCATCTTTGGGCTTGGGCCTATGTATATAACAAGATGACTCTTTACTAACAATTGAATCACTTAATACTGATCCAGATttaccttttttattatttgttttgggcttttctcttaattctgcACCACTTATAACAGAACTTGCTTTAccttttttcttcatcatatgTTTTGGTGGCTCAAATGAAATACTAAGTATTGAACTTTCTTTTTCAACAgccacaactttttttttgtggggAATTGCTGCAACTAATGAACTATTAGCCATCGAGGCGCTATCAAACGTGACACGTTCGCTACGTTCACTCCTTGTACGACGTAGTATAGGTTTTAACGTAGTGgcaatattgttgttgttatcgTCCTTCTGAGCATCTAGGGTTTTTTGGTCGTAGTTGGGTAGATGTGCATCTTCATCCATTAAATCGCGATATCCAACTGCTGACATACTTAGTTGTCTGTATAGTTGCATGCTTCTCATAGTACCACCAAGTAATGTCACACCAATGTTTAATATTCCTTGAGGACGCCCTGAGGGACGACGTATCTATatctcaagaaaaaaaaaagaaaaaattaacttttaaatgCTAGTTTTGCACATATTTATTCGAAGAAATAGTGAATTATAGGCAAGGACCATCATGTAACatacttcctccgtttcaatttgtctGTCTGAATTTTACTTGACAAGAAGCTAtttcaacacacaaaaataatgaaatctcattttacaaaaaatatgaaatttaaaaaagggTATATTAGAAACAAAATAGAATGAACATCAAACAATGGAGATGGAAGAATATTGGACATGTTACATTCCACAATTtcatctacaaaaatatataacgtagaaaaaaaaaataaagggatAATTTCAGAAACGAAGATTATGCATGCATGCATGCAATGCATGCAACATTCCAATTTCACATAaacaaatattcataaaaagaTCAAATACTAGAAAGAAACAAACCTGAAGTGCAACAAAACGCATACCaatatgatgttgttgatgttgcaACCTAGTGGGAGGAGGGATAAGGTTTCCGACGAGGACACGAACGGACCCCACGAGCGAATCACGGAACCAATGTACCGAAAAAATGTCAATTTGTACAGCAGAAGTATCCTGCTGTAAAAATTCATCATCTACCCGAAAAACAAACTTATCATTCCATGTGGGGTTGTTACCACCCTCGGTATCAACCCCTGTGGTGAGTTTTCGGGTAGGATGGACCCACGCGGACGCATAGGTTTTCATTTTCTTGGATATAGGTTCCAAATCTTGCGCGGAGATGATGTTTACCTCCAATAATTGAAAAGGTTTCAAGGCTCCCATTTTGGGAGGCATTTTGAAACGCGAATGATGATGACTGATAATGATGGTGgaatagaaaattatatttccGCTCGCCGCCCGTCGTTGATGGGACGACGAGGGGAAGAATTTGGCATTAACGTGGAAGAAGACCCCCAAGGAAAATTGGGGAAGGAGAGGAAGGTGATTTTTTTAGAGgacattaaagaaaaataatagaataCAAAGGGAAATAGTAATTgaattcaacttctttttttgACCATTAAGGTTATTAACATATTTGgatgatttgtaatttttaatttaatctttttaatttatagtcAATAATTCTGGACCTTTAGTTTTTAGAGGAAACTTGTCATTAATATGTGAAAAATTGTTTACATGTgtattttaggattttttaattattttttttataattaaaattgatgatggttaaaagcacatttaaattatcattttttttgcgCGTTTCATATGTCATCAATTATCCTTTGTTCTATTTACTCCAAGTGTTactgcaatatatgaaaagataTTACTCTTTTTAgacgaattaaaaaaaaaagaaagagtatcacataaattaattaacaaagaaaaagaaagaatgtCAGGTATATTATGTAGGAGGGAAAAAGTATGTATGATATATACTATGCTTTTGAAATTCAATATCTGATGTGAACGTTGGAAACTAAAGGCAGATGCTGGAAATATTGTTTGGTACGTAGTGGTCAAttcaaaaaggaacaaaagagtAATTGACATGAACTATGTATTCATCATTCTTGTAATTGCTTTTGccaaaataaagtaataaaattataaaacaaaGTCCTTTTGGAATAAAAGGGATCGATTAGGAATGTTTGAAAATCTACTAAATTATATTTCCATGAATTCTGTGTTGATGTgatattatttgatttgataaataaaatgtaatggtttattttaaaaagttgtatCATTGAAGTGTGTGATCATTGATCTCATCTAAATGCTTAAattgttataaatatttatttttaattatgtccCAAAAACACTCTTCTCTTGAAGTCTTTTTGATAATAAGTGATGGTGAAATTTATATCGCTAAAAGCTTTTATCTGCTCtagtattatattaaaatatttaaccaTCTCATAAAAATGTTAAGTTGTTAGAGAGAAATCACAACAACAATTTATCTAGTGTTATCACACAAATGCCATCTTAGAAAAAGAAActctaatttaattaattatgtgttcAACAACATAACACAACACACATGCATTACTCAATTTCAAAgccaaaaatccaaaaattaaaGTTGTAACTCTTGAAAAGTTAATAAATTAAAACCATTAATTAAACATAGGCAAAAGGATTAGCAAGAAGATATGCTTCAACAAGTTTGAAAAGTTCAATAGCTTTGTCTCTATCttctttgatttcttcttctttgactaTACAATTACCATTTGTATGATACTCACTTATTGTCTTGCAAATGCACCCTCCATTTTCACATTCTTCAAATCTAACATAATAGGAAATATGTTCCAAATTTTCTCCAAGAACTTCTCCTTCAattaatgaatattttattacCATGTTCTTGTTGTCAATGAAATGGATCTTGTGTTTTAAGTACTTTATTGGATATCCTGCcaccataaaaaaattattttttgtctgtttcactataataaaatatgaaattagctctggaactaggggtgtacaaaatcgaatcgaaaatcgaatcaaatcacAAATTGAGTCAATCtcgaaaaaaaacccgactagtggtttggtttgacttagtttggttttgaaaaaaaaaaacccgactgtatttgggttggtttggttttaactaaaaaaaaccaacctgagaccaaaccaacccaacattatatatatataattttaaaattttattttatacataaaaatatttactttgatataatttttaaatatttcttatactttttcatatagtttttatcttttaatatattatttcaagtttgaaacttagaattatgaatgagacaataaagattatagtccacagatgttggtaattataataaagcttaaatcaaaattaaattaatactaatgccaaaaaaaaaaaatcaattcaacactaagaatgacaataatattgaatatttgttctttagtttttacattggtttagacaattaaaatacataatctaattttaattttctttaatatttagtcatgtaactaatacttattaaacttaattttagcatgatttagtacttttaaattatgatcattttcattatgacttgttaatttgcaatttttgttttacgtgatttcattattattatttttgttggatattttagtgtcattaatcatatcatattgtgttatatttttaagaaacatcttagatagttgtattttggtaggactaaagaaatatttgaagtacaagtaaattatatgtttgtatgaatactttaccggaaaaacccgaaaCAACCCGAAAAACCGAAAACCCCAAAAAAACCCGAgattgaaaaacccgagttttattggtttggtttggtttggtttatatatttaaaaatccaacacaaatggtttggtttgatatttgaaaaacccgaac
Proteins encoded in this region:
- the LOC125863434 gene encoding uncharacterized protein LOC125863434, translated to MPPKMGALKPFQLLEVNIISAQDLEPISKKMKTYASAWVHPTRKLTTGVDTEGGNNPTWNDKFVFRVDDEFLQQDTSAVQIDIFSVHWFRDSLVGSVRVLVGNLIPPPTRLQHQQHHIGMRFVALQIRRPSGRPQGILNIGVTLLGGTMRSMQLYRQLSMSAVGYRDLMDEDAHLPNYDQKTLDAQKDDNNNNIATTLKPILRRTRSERSERVTFDSASMANSSLVAAIPHKKKVVAVEKESSILSISFEPPKHMMKKKGKASSVISGAELREKPKTNNKKGKSGSVLSDSIVSKESSCYIHRPKPKDDRPKPKDEKPKLKLIELEFGDKEKPINEKKGGTDSPTTKVVDEKSITIKPNKGLGLDVSPKERQTTVIGKPMLRNNGGFDYGGPKGQNGTFVFGGPLKAHSVWSDSEVGPSPSEVAAAIAEKKYPLEEEKSSVLDGWSIDESVEGLRSKLERWRTELPPLYDRGMASSSYHSMGRHTRSHTDGGSGLFSCFGNFYGYECQCVCGKPKRRRMNPKFQSPSVGSRSWM
- the LOC125862377 gene encoding pathogenesis-related protein STH-2-like, which gives rise to MGVTTYTQDIVAQVDANRIFKALVLDADNIIPKLMSQAVKNIETIEDHDGSIKKMNFVEGYPIKYLKHKIHFIDNKNMVIKYSLIEGEVLGENLEHISYYVRFEECENGGCICKTISEYHTNGNCIVKEEEIKEDRDKAIELFKLVEAYLLANPFAYV